In one Hypomesus transpacificus isolate Combined female chromosome 18, fHypTra1, whole genome shotgun sequence genomic region, the following are encoded:
- the c18h20orf27 gene encoding UPF0687 protein C20orf27 homolog, which produces MVIPEPDGNFLVKVGFLKTQHKYEIVFTLPEFPSLGKEVCPAPIPNPHLRITDISPGTDGGLRVTCEYVAQHEGVLCEEVLLVSETKEDTCIRVKVHARVMDRHHGTPMLLEGVRCVGAELEYDSEQSDWQGFD; this is translated from the exons ATGGTGATCCCGGAACCCGATGGCAACTTCCTGGTCAAG GTTGGCTTCCTGAAGACCCAGCACAAGTATGAGATAGTCTTCACCCTGCCGGAGTTCCCCTCCCTGGGGAAGGAGGTGTGCCCTGCCCCCATCCCCAATCCTCACCTCCGCATCACAGACATATCCCCAGGAACTGACG GGGGTCTGAGGGTGACGTGTGAGTACGTGGCCCAACACGAGGGGGTGCTCTGTGAGGAGGTGTTGCTGGTGAGCGAGACCAAGGAGGACACGTGCATCAGGGTCAAAGTTCACGCCAGAGTCATGG acCGCCACCATGGTACCCCTATGCTGTTGGAGGGAGTGCGCTGCGTGGGAGCAGAGCTAGAGTACGACTCTGAACAGAGTGACTGGCAAGGATTTGATTAG